Proteins encoded by one window of Melanotaenia boesemani isolate fMelBoe1 chromosome 10, fMelBoe1.pri, whole genome shotgun sequence:
- the LOC121647240 gene encoding probable polypeptide N-acetylgalactosaminyltransferase 8 encodes MRAASLKRWGLIMGCIGLLFYMGMYVRNGYESRVANKELDSSQSNLEESVTNLYKVMKAFEQKQDAMQKILEEDRISQRKVAEVLQEAIQAQLEHKEHHVAKILPQQEKSSKLFPKSALFKEWGENLSEEDQKEAQDLFEKYGYNVFLSDRLPLDRALPDTRDPRCLNKTYPKDLPSLGVVLIYLNEALSIIKRALRSIIDRTPKNLLKEIILVDDNSSNENLKGDLDIYVKSLEQQNPGLSIKRVRHSEQLGLAHARVSGWRAATADVVAILDAHIEVHEMWAEPLLTQIKADRTVVVSPVFDRVNFDDLKVIQYRPAAHAFDWALWCMYEGFSPDYYTLNDSSLPGKSPSVMGILVADRKFLGEIGVLDEGMKVYGGENVELGIRVWTCGGSIEVVPCSKIAHIERAHKPYMPDLSLAMKRNALRVAEIWMDEYKHNINLAWNLPFENHGIDIGDVSERKKLREKLNCKPFKWYLENVYPKLDPWENLLAYGGLRNLDADMCIDQGPVPGHTPIAYHCHYYRPQFTYYRKTGELYIGGIKSHKYNDNRCLTDKGEKITEPGLYNCKEAMQKRMAIYWDFTQGKELRNRQTKRCLEIEMMKLLIRECTGQRWEIQNIIKPF; translated from the exons ATGAGAGCAGCATCGTTAAAGCGGTGGGGCCTCATAATGGGGTGCATTGGGCTCCTCTTTTATATGGGCATGTATGTGAGGAATGGATATGAGTCAAGAGTGGCTAACAAAGAGCTGGACTCGTCTCAGAGTAACCTGGAGGAAAGTGTCACTAATCTCT ACAAAGTCATGAAAGCTTTTGAGCAAAAGCAGGATGCCATGCAGAAAATACTTGAAGAGGACAGAATAAGCCAGAGAAAGGTTGCAGAGGTCCTACAGGAAGCAATCCAAGCTCAGTTGGAGCATAAGGAGCACCATGTTGCAAAGATCCTGCCCCAACAGGAGAAATCTAGCAAACTGTTCCCTAAATCTGCCCTCTTCAAAGAGTGGGGAGAGAATCTGTCTGAGGAAGACCAAAAAGAAGCGCAGGATCTGTTTGAGAAGTACGGATATAATGTTTTTCTCAGTGATCGCCTTCCTCTAGATCGAGCTCTTCCAGATACAAGAGATCCAAG gtgctTAAACAAAACTTATCCAAAAGACCTGCCAAGTCTTGGAGTAGTGCTGATCTACCTGAATGAAGCTTTGTCCATCATCAAAAGAGCCCTGCGCAGCATCATTGATCGCACCCCTAAAAACCTGTTGAAGGAGATCATTCTGGTGGATGACAACAGCTCTAATG aGAACCTGAAGGGCGATCTTGATATTTATGTAAAGTCCCTTGAGCAGCAGAATCCAGGTCTCAGTATTAAAAGAGTTCGGCACAGTGAGCAGCTAGGTCTGGCCCATGCCAGAGTGTCTGGGTGGAGAGCCGCCACTGCCGACGTGGTGGCTATCCTGGATGCTCACATTGAAGTCCATGAGATGTG GGCTGAACCCTTGCTGACCCAGATCAAAGCTGACCGAACGGTGGTGGTGTCCCCTGTGTTTGACAGGGTCAACTTTGATGATCTGAAGGTTATCCAGTACCGTCCAGCTGCTCATGCCTTTGACTGGGCTTTGTGGTGCATGTATGAGGGGTTCTCACCCGACTACTACACACTTAACGACAGCTCGTTGCCCGGAAA GAGTCCATCTGTCATGGGGATTCTTGTGGCCGATAggaaatttcttggagaaatcGGAGTCCTTGATGAAGGAATGAAAGTCTATggtggagaaaatgtggagctgggAATTCGT GTGTGGACATGTGGAGGCAGTATTGAAGTAGTTCCGTGCTCCAAGATTGCTCATATCGAGCGGGCCCACAAGCCTTACATGCCAGACCTGAGCCTAGCCATGAAGAGAAATGCCCTCAGGGTTGCAGAAATCTGGATGGATGaatacaaacacaacatcaacTTGGCGTGGAACTTGCCATTTGAG AATCATGGAATTGACATCGGAGATGTCTCTGAGAGGAAGAAACTTAGAGAAAAGCTGAATTGCAAACCTTTCAAATGGTACCTGGAAAATGTGTATCCTAAGTTAGATCCCTGGGAGAACCTGCTTGCCTACGGTGGG CTGAGGAATCTTGATGCTGATATGTGCATAGACCAAGGTCCCGTACCGGGTCACACACCTATTGCTTACCACTGCCACTACTACAGACCTCAA TTCACATATTACCGCAAAACTGGAGAGCTCTACATCGGCGGCATCAAGTCGCATAAGTACAATGACAACCGGTGTTTGACTGACAAAGGCGAGAAAATAACCGAGCCTGGACTGTATAACTGCAAAGAGGCTATGCAGAAAAGAATGGCGATATACTGGGATTTCACTCAG GGTAAAGAACTGAGGAACAGACAGACCAAGAGATGCCTGGAAATTGAAATGATGAAACTTCTCATACGAGAATGCACAGGTCAAAGATGGGAAATCCAAAACATAATCAAACCCTTTTAA
- the ribc2 gene encoding RIB43A-like with coiled-coils protein 2 codes for MPNIELMSDRIARISLEKRRNRETERQERIFNQKMRTIGVDKEALDIQVREKKRLEETEKKKQNAYEADVIHGSKVARILQNRERKERRAIEEAIETYRHQHQQPCKQREFDLNDPDRFRKLDQHDAQMMLPGLVGEDLESRRRQQRQREQLRGWLTQQQTEQAAQRRQQKLEKQNYDQSRIEVENKAVELHSLEMEKRKEEAMAAKNYNLSQAEEKRRQDEECKKYSFDARCSGDMVGVPGLSPSSDLRAPPESLQQVIQFQKKQVETKQRMELEKKQEEEHYDRIRLDSARRALLRERMQARLTEQLRRDVDNVNVQLAQMHKREKPDIERGQIDDSFFSKFNTCSR; via the exons ATGCCGAACATCGAGTTAATGTCAGACCGCATCGCCAGGATCAGTCTGGAGAAACGTCGCAACAGAGAGACTGAAAGGCAAGAAAGGATTTTTAACCAGAAAATGAGGACAATCGGT GTCGACAAGGAGGCACTGGACATACAGgtgagagagaagaagagactagaagaaactgaaaaaaagaaacaaaatgctTATG AGGCTGACGTGATCCATGGTAGCAAAGTAGCTCGTATTCTCCAGAACAGAGAAAGGAAGGAGAGGCGTGCTATTGAAGAGGCCATAGAGACCTACAGACATCAGCACCAGCAGCCTTGCAAGCAGCGGGAGTTTGATCTGAACGACCCAGACCGCTTCAGAAAACTAGATCAACATGATGCACAGATGATGCTCCCCGGCCTGGTGGGCGAGGACCTGGAAAGCAGGAGGAGGCAGCAGAGACAGAGGGAGCAGCTCAGAGGGTGGCTCACCCAGCAGCAAACGGAGCAGGCAGCACAAAGACGTCAGCAGAAGTTGGAAA AGCAGAACTATGACCAAAGCAGAATAGaagtggaaaacaaagctgtgGAACTTCATAGCCTTGAGATGGAGAAGAGAAAGGAAGAAGCTATGGCTGCCAAAAACTACAATCTATCCCAG GCTGAAGAGAAGCGGCGTCAGGATGAGGAATGTAAGAAGTACAGTTTTGACGCCAGATGTAGTGGGGACATGGTGGGAGTCCCAGGCCTGAGTCCCAGCAGTGATCTCAGAGCCCCCCCTGAGAGTCTGCAGCAAGTCATTCAGTTCCAGAAGAAACAAGTAGAGACGAAGCAG AGGATGGAGTTAGAGAAAAAGCAAGAGGAGGAGCACTATGATCGCATCCGCTTGGACTCGGCTCGTAGGGCTCTGCTGAGAGAGAGGATGCAGGCGCGACTGACCGAGCAGCTGAGGCGAGACGTGGACAACGTCAACGTTCAGCTGGCCCAAATGCACAAACGAGA gaaACCGGACATTGAAAGAGGACAAATCGATGACAGCTTCTTCTCCAAATTCAACACCTGCAGCAGATGA